The following are from one region of the Syngnathus acus chromosome 10, fSynAcu1.2, whole genome shotgun sequence genome:
- the dthd1 gene encoding death domain-containing protein 1, with product SDIPGVCFVRAPLGGAKVVRCEVADALSCTMVTGAEELVSRVIRLRAESDLHFPLTLALSFRARYRGSYRTINVKVVDGEGRVSYLVPATTEGTYGGKRGSFAEVKVYSLGLFAVISCLKQEHFTVPRRGLSYKLPVDPRVCLNYLPGSFTAPVLVQYTIQPLDAVLLAAVKSKSEAYRRVVSTSPLLYLAHPSSQTLRRPLTVTLPCPPNPDKRKDIREQVEEKELCLPRLAAVPPVWDWTSYQRRRILGSCTQSSQENPAEPLSVLGSRDQQWSVPEEVLIRNHQNGLVSFELTESFDRLLVVRLLSPLQPCHLISLAEDLVESARRHQVTVVLWRHRDDPRSVLVAALPSRELGWELSRLQAKTNSGPMETSPEICMEEGDQLLLHLCGNVSCAGAQVNDILDQRITFHCQRKNELLLHLTEVDPFGNYSSPHYKGAVVFYKVTRGQVERPEATLVQTEVKYLGKPVCTLPLTLPKRVRTIRRPVTPKITLCERNDSLPDSLLHWLSGELSEDELAPLAISLRLRRSAGQLVKLRAGDSLPAQAFGILTMWRRELPASQLQSKVPQLAQCLAKIGRPDLARELLL from the exons TCAGACATACCAGGCGTCTGCTTCGTCAGAGCACCTTTGGGCGGGGCCAAAGTCGTGCGCTGCGAGGTGGCCGACGCCTTGAGTTGCACGATGGTGACCGGTGCCGAGGAGCTGGTGAGCCGGGTCATCAGACTCCGAGCCGAAAGCGACCTCCACTTCCCTCTGACTTTGGCGTTGTCTTTCCGTGCACGTTACCGTGGCAGCTACAGAACCATCAATGTCAAGGTGGTGGATGGCGAGGGCCGGGTCAGCTACCTCGTACCTGCAACGACAGAGGGCACGTACGGTGGGAAGAGG GGTTCCTTTGCAGAGGTTAAGGTGTACTCCCTAGGCTTGTTCGCTGTGATTTCCTGTCTCAAACAGGAACATTTTACAGTTCCGAGACGAGGCTTGTCATACAAACTTCCTGTGGACCCTCGTGTCTGCCTCAATTACCTACCAGGGTCCTTCACTGCCCCTGTACTGGTCCAGTACACG ATTCAGCCGCTCGACGCAGTTCTCCTGGCTGCCGTCAAGTCAAAAAGCGAAGCCTACCGCCGGGTGGTGTCCACCAGTCCATTACTCTACCTCGCACATCCGTCCTCTCAGACCCTACGAAGGCCTCTCACGGTCACCCTTCCTTGTCCACCAAATCCTGACAAGAGGAAGGACATACGGGAACAAGTGGAGGAAAAGGAACTCTGCCTTCCTCGACTTGCCGCCGTTCCCCCAGTGTGGGATTGGACTTCTTACCAACGGAGGAG GATTTTAGGTTCCTGCACACAGTCCTCTCAAGAGAACCCTGCTGAGCCTCTGAGTGTACTGGGCTCCAGGGACCAACAGTGGAGCGTTCCAGAAGAAGTCCTGATCCGGAACCATCAGAACGGTCTGGTGTCATTTGAACTGACAGAGAGCTTTGACAG ACTTCTCGTTGTTCGGCTTCTCTCTCCACTGCAACCTTGCCATCTCATCTCCCTGGCAGAAGATCTGGTGGAGTCAGCCCGCCGCCACCAGGTCACTGTTGTCCTCTGGCGGCATCGGGACGATCCCCGCAGCGTCCTGGTGGCCGCTCTGCCCAGTCGGGAGCTCGGTTGGGAACTGTCTCGACTGCAGGCGAAGACCAACAGTGGTCCCATGGAGACTTCTCCGGAGATCTGCATGGAGGAGGGGGACCAGCTTCTCCTCCATCTTTGTGGAAATGTCTCCTGTGCGG GAGCTCAGGTGAACGACATTCTAGACCAGCGGATCACTTTCCACTGCCAGCGCAAGAatgagctgctgctgcatctGACCGAAGTGGACCCCTTTGGTAACTACAGCTCCCCTCACTACAAGGGCGCTGTCGTTTTCTACAAGGTCACCAGAGGTCAGGTGGAGCGACCAGAGGCCACGCTGGTCCAGACGGAAGTCAAATATCTCGGAAAGCCCGTTTGTACGCTGCCTCTGACTTTACCGAAG CGAGTTAGAACCATCAGACGACCCGTCACGCCCAAGATAACCCTCTGCGAGCGAAACG ACTCCCTCCCAGACTCGCTGCTCCACTGGCTATCAGGAGAACTTTCGGAAGATGAGCTCGCCCCCTTGGCGATTTCTCTACGTCTTCGCCGCAGCGCCGGCCAGCTGGTGAAGCTTCGGGCCGGGGACAGTTTGCCTGCGCAGGCCTTCGGCATCTTGACCATGTGGAGGAGGGAGCTGCCCGCTTCCCAGCTTCAGTCCAAAGTCCCCCAGTTAGCACAATGCTTGGCTAAGATCGGCCGACCGGATCTCGCCAGAGAACTGCTGCTATGA